One Tessaracoccus lacteus DNA window includes the following coding sequences:
- a CDS encoding glycosyltransferase family 61 protein encodes MHRLMLARGPFDTILAETGVFNRPELLRELLYYLDDGGHFVLVGDTSALAEGQAERPLDSLLKNSKRENLPREARDGFAHAVGSLRATDKLLIVQKSGLHFVPILEDELSADFARRLGWDWVEVREVEPARPYEFTSIATMNMPQYEKRFRKKGTLPARRIRIYDDVIVAPRQVVTKGVALLPETFRHYRSAKIHTRRAATWVNDRFMRLQEPRVEVVDLPGTYLNLDSEFVHIYGHLVTEVVSRLWAWDELKSEFPNLKVLVGLYEGREELPPWFIRTLVSYGIPAEDIVAFSGSVRVERLIGVTPLFSMPFVAHPKLLDVWARMRDTLAAEVPDGVTTPDRIFVARRTSVKRNCRQEEELLAFFRQHGFEIFYPEDHDVSVQALTFKNASVIAGYGGSGMLNGIYARPGQQWIVVAPDTYGAMNEYLICALFGNPIHYFYGPAEIRHPRGRWSVFAFKSDYDFDLATDGAGLTELLESFVPPSLAL; translated from the coding sequence CACAGACTCATGTTGGCCCGCGGGCCCTTCGACACCATTCTGGCGGAGACCGGTGTCTTCAACAGGCCTGAGCTGCTGCGTGAGCTCCTCTACTACCTCGACGACGGCGGCCACTTCGTGCTCGTCGGGGACACCTCGGCGCTGGCCGAGGGGCAGGCGGAGCGTCCCCTCGACTCCCTACTCAAGAACAGCAAGCGGGAGAACCTGCCGCGGGAGGCGCGCGACGGATTCGCCCACGCCGTTGGGTCGCTGCGGGCCACCGACAAACTGCTGATCGTCCAAAAGTCCGGGCTGCACTTCGTCCCGATCCTCGAGGACGAGCTGTCGGCGGACTTCGCCCGACGCCTCGGCTGGGACTGGGTGGAGGTGCGCGAGGTGGAGCCGGCGAGGCCGTACGAGTTCACCTCGATCGCGACGATGAACATGCCTCAGTACGAGAAGCGTTTCCGCAAGAAGGGCACGCTGCCAGCTCGGCGGATCCGGATCTACGACGACGTGATCGTCGCCCCACGGCAGGTGGTCACCAAGGGCGTGGCCCTGCTGCCCGAGACATTCAGGCATTACCGGTCGGCGAAGATCCACACGCGACGTGCGGCCACCTGGGTCAATGACCGGTTCATGCGGCTACAGGAGCCGAGGGTCGAGGTGGTGGACCTGCCCGGCACCTACCTGAACCTGGACTCCGAGTTCGTGCACATCTACGGGCACCTCGTGACGGAGGTCGTCAGCAGGCTGTGGGCGTGGGACGAGTTGAAGAGCGAGTTCCCTAACCTGAAGGTTCTCGTCGGCCTCTACGAGGGTCGCGAGGAACTCCCGCCGTGGTTCATACGCACCCTCGTCTCGTACGGGATCCCCGCCGAGGACATCGTCGCGTTCAGTGGGTCCGTACGCGTCGAGCGGCTCATCGGCGTCACGCCCCTGTTCTCAATGCCCTTCGTGGCTCACCCGAAGCTGCTGGACGTGTGGGCGCGCATGCGCGACACGCTGGCGGCTGAGGTCCCGGACGGCGTCACTACCCCCGACCGGATCTTCGTCGCGCGGCGGACCTCCGTGAAGCGCAACTGCCGCCAGGAGGAGGAGCTGCTGGCCTTCTTCCGGCAGCACGGCTTCGAGATCTTCTACCCCGAGGATCACGACGTGAGCGTCCAGGCCCTGACGTTCAAGAATGCGTCGGTCATCGCCGGCTACGGCGGCAGCGGAATGCTCAACGGCATCTACGCCCGGCCGGGACAGCAGTGGATCGTCGTCGCCCCGGACACTTATGGGGCGATGAACGAGTACCTGATCTGCGCCCTCTTCGGTAATCCGATCCACTACTTCTACGGGCCGGCCGAGATCCGGCATCCTAGGGGCCGGTGGTCGGTGTTCGCCTTCAAGTCCGACTACGATTTCGACCTTGCGACCGATGGCGCCGGGCTGACGGAACTCCTCGAATCCTTCGTCCCGCCATCCCTGGCCCTCTGA